A stretch of Pseudomonas sp. CCC3.1 DNA encodes these proteins:
- a CDS encoding DUF6388 family protein: MIPKESRNELALDTFIKAHPELLEEMKELSAEDRQQQILWAFEDEAESRGLEAWELALELIARSPEELKVMRLEVHQEVAEALDMSWEEYCGFNDIAV; the protein is encoded by the coding sequence ATGATCCCTAAAGAATCCCGTAACGAACTGGCCCTGGATACCTTCATCAAGGCGCACCCAGAACTGCTCGAAGAAATGAAAGAGCTGAGCGCCGAAGACCGCCAGCAACAAATTTTGTGGGCCTTTGAAGACGAGGCCGAAAGCCGCGGTCTTGAAGCCTGGGAGTTGGCACTGGAACTGATTGCGCGCTCACCTGAGGAACTCAAGGTCATGCGCCTCGAAGTCCATCAGGAAGTGGCCGAAGCCCTGGACATGAGCTGGGAAGAGTACTGCGGGTTTAACGACATTGCCGTCTGA
- a CDS encoding TonB-dependent siderophore receptor: MPSTSPSRPPFIPVSALTLALKLSVGSLALAAFAPAMAAPLNHYDIQGGPLADVLSRYARESGVSISFETRQLANQTSSGLKGDYGVDEGFAALLRGQGLQAVPSSDGYVLVAVPQTQGAVELGATRVNGNTVGLSSEDTRAYTVASTSTATRLPMSLRETPQSVSVVTRQQMDDQGMKNLDDVMQEAPGITIVKNGGERSLYMARGQLVDTLQIDGVPTNISNAYSMDAISKPTTDIYDRIEIVRGATGLLEGAGSPSAAINLVRKRPTAEPQALIETSVGSWDDYKTMVDLSSPLNEQGTLRGRTVITYNNANSYMDTAQKENQVFYTLLEADLSKDTLATLGFTYQKERNSGYDWSGLPTMESGKFYPLSRSTSLTGKWNHLDKRNTTVFGDIQHYFANDWKLVVAANQTWAKSDFLGNYTQRVAGTENMFSLNPRHFRYDDTQTSVDTYLSGPFSFMGKQHDFVLGSNVRIDDFDYHGGRDASYNYVFDITDPSSFNPPTPTGLNVNQWKYNITQKQAGIYAAGRFSLTDSTKLILGSRISWFKNESLSFVSKKVNNAYAKNGEITPYAGLVQELNDNVSAYASYTEIFKPQNNLDSSGSILKPMTGSNYELGLKGEFLDKRLNTSAALFQTDQTGRAEAYSSAQASALCPALPNGCYRASEKVRNRGIDLELNGALTSDWNVSAGYTYTQSKYVAGSQKGDDYSALSPRHLFKVATDYRLPGALNQARVGGSFFAQSKMTNTYPGDDYKIQQQGYALTNLHAIYEVNKSLEVQYNLDNVFDKKYYQTTGNPNYWNFYGAPRNFNLALRAKF; encoded by the coding sequence ATGCCTTCAACATCGCCCTCGCGCCCCCCATTCATTCCTGTCAGCGCCCTGACACTGGCACTCAAGCTCAGTGTCGGTAGCCTGGCACTGGCAGCCTTTGCGCCCGCAATGGCCGCGCCATTAAATCACTACGACATTCAGGGCGGGCCCTTGGCTGACGTTTTGAGTCGGTACGCACGCGAGTCCGGCGTGTCGATTTCTTTCGAGACGCGCCAGCTTGCCAATCAGACCAGCAGCGGCCTGAAAGGTGATTACGGGGTGGATGAAGGGTTTGCTGCGTTGCTGCGCGGGCAAGGTTTGCAAGCTGTGCCGAGCAGCGATGGTTACGTGCTGGTCGCCGTGCCGCAGACACAAGGGGCGGTCGAACTGGGCGCCACGCGGGTCAACGGCAACACCGTGGGCCTGAGTTCCGAGGACACTCGCGCCTACACCGTTGCTTCAACCAGCACCGCCACACGGCTGCCGATGAGCCTGCGCGAAACCCCGCAATCGGTGAGCGTGGTCACCCGCCAGCAAATGGACGATCAAGGCATGAAAAACCTCGACGACGTCATGCAAGAGGCGCCGGGGATCACCATCGTTAAAAACGGCGGCGAGCGCTCGCTGTACATGGCACGCGGCCAGTTGGTCGACACCCTGCAAATTGATGGCGTGCCGACCAACATCAGCAACGCCTATTCGATGGACGCCATATCCAAACCCACCACCGATATTTATGACCGCATCGAAATCGTACGCGGGGCGACCGGGTTGCTGGAAGGCGCCGGCAGCCCGTCAGCGGCGATCAATCTGGTGCGCAAGCGCCCGACCGCCGAGCCTCAGGCGCTGATCGAAACCTCAGTCGGCTCGTGGGACGACTACAAGACCATGGTCGACCTGTCGTCGCCCTTGAACGAGCAAGGCACGTTGCGCGGGCGCACAGTCATTACCTACAACAACGCCAACAGCTACATGGACACCGCGCAAAAAGAAAACCAGGTGTTCTACACCCTGCTCGAAGCCGACCTCAGCAAAGACACCCTGGCGACGCTGGGCTTTACCTATCAGAAAGAGCGCAACTCCGGGTATGACTGGTCCGGCTTGCCAACCATGGAGAGCGGCAAATTCTACCCGCTCTCGCGCTCGACCTCGCTGACCGGCAAATGGAACCATTTGGACAAACGCAACACCACAGTGTTTGGCGACATCCAGCATTACTTCGCCAACGACTGGAAGCTGGTGGTCGCTGCCAACCAGACCTGGGCCAAATCGGACTTTCTCGGCAACTACACTCAGCGTGTGGCCGGCACCGAGAATATGTTCTCGCTGAACCCGCGTCATTTCCGTTACGACGACACCCAAACCAGCGTTGACACGTACCTGTCCGGGCCTTTCAGCTTTATGGGCAAACAACACGATTTCGTGCTCGGCAGTAACGTGCGGATCGACGACTTCGACTATCACGGCGGTCGCGATGCGAGCTACAACTACGTGTTCGACATCACCGACCCCAGCAGTTTTAATCCGCCTACGCCTACAGGGCTTAACGTCAACCAGTGGAAGTACAACATCACTCAGAAACAGGCCGGGATCTACGCTGCGGGCCGCTTTAGTCTGACCGACAGCACCAAGCTGATCCTGGGCAGCCGCATCAGTTGGTTCAAAAACGAAAGCCTGTCGTTCGTGAGCAAAAAGGTTAACAACGCGTACGCAAAAAATGGAGAAATCACCCCGTATGCGGGTTTGGTCCAGGAGTTAAACGACAACGTCTCGGCCTACGCCAGCTATACCGAAATCTTCAAACCGCAGAACAACCTCGACAGCAGCGGCTCGATCCTCAAGCCGATGACCGGCTCCAACTACGAGCTAGGGCTTAAGGGTGAGTTCCTCGACAAGCGCTTGAACACCTCGGCCGCGTTGTTCCAGACCGACCAGACCGGGCGCGCTGAAGCCTATAGCAGCGCTCAAGCCAGCGCGCTGTGCCCTGCGCTGCCGAACGGTTGCTACAGGGCGTCAGAAAAAGTGCGTAACCGCGGGATTGATCTCGAACTGAATGGCGCACTGACCTCCGACTGGAACGTGTCTGCCGGTTACACCTACACGCAATCCAAGTACGTCGCGGGCAGTCAGAAAGGTGACGATTATTCAGCCCTGTCACCGCGCCACCTGTTTAAAGTGGCCACGGACTATCGCTTGCCGGGCGCCTTGAACCAGGCCCGAGTAGGTGGCAGCTTCTTTGCGCAAAGCAAAATGACCAACACCTACCCGGGCGATGATTACAAAATCCAGCAGCAGGGCTATGCCTTGACCAACCTGCACGCCATCTACGAGGTCAACAAAAGCCTCGAAGTCCAATACAACCTGGACAACGTATTCGACAAGAAGTACTACCAGACAACCGGCAACCCCAATTACTGGAACTTCTATGGAGCGCCGCGCAACTTTAATCTGGCGTTGCGGGCGAAATTCTAA
- a CDS encoding FecR family protein, which produces MSRAPSLKVMRQAAVWLVRLDDQPSDADQRAFSEWLALAPEHANAIERLQGSLAPLRKLPRAPARAALATLTHKTSGGRALKALALAALVVVPGALALQQFPPAYLMADIRTGTGEWREQQLADGTWLRLDARSAVDLNFDAQSRTLHLISGEILLDVAKDANRPFRVITDQGSVRALGTRFVVERLDGATRLAMIESSTEVKNAEQQRTVHAGQQVRFDHSGIYPQAAVDGAEIEQAWTRHQLIVKDQPLSEVLDQLNRYHSGYLMFDRTELAKIKVTAVLPADDSARALRLLARSLPIQIATFTPWMTRVSLDSNPPK; this is translated from the coding sequence GTGAGTCGCGCGCCCTCCCTCAAAGTCATGCGCCAGGCGGCGGTATGGCTGGTTCGTCTGGACGACCAGCCCAGCGACGCTGATCAGCGTGCATTCAGTGAATGGCTGGCCCTTGCGCCGGAACACGCCAATGCGATTGAGCGCCTGCAAGGCAGCCTCGCGCCGTTACGCAAGTTGCCACGCGCCCCGGCCCGAGCGGCGTTGGCCACATTGACGCACAAGACTTCTGGCGGGCGCGCGCTCAAAGCCTTGGCGCTGGCTGCGTTGGTCGTGGTGCCCGGCGCGCTGGCACTGCAACAGTTTCCGCCCGCTTACCTGATGGCTGACATTCGTACCGGCACCGGAGAATGGCGCGAGCAGCAACTGGCGGACGGCACATGGCTGCGCCTGGACGCACGCTCAGCCGTTGACCTGAATTTCGATGCGCAAAGCCGTACGTTGCATTTGATCAGCGGCGAAATCCTGCTGGACGTGGCCAAGGACGCCAATCGCCCGTTTAGGGTTATCACCGACCAAGGCAGCGTTCGCGCACTGGGAACACGTTTTGTGGTCGAGCGTCTGGACGGGGCCACGCGCCTGGCAATGATCGAGTCGAGCACCGAAGTCAAAAATGCCGAGCAGCAGCGCACGGTCCATGCCGGTCAGCAAGTGCGTTTCGATCACTCAGGCATTTACCCCCAAGCCGCCGTCGACGGGGCCGAGATTGAACAGGCGTGGACCCGGCACCAGCTCATCGTCAAAGATCAGCCGCTGTCGGAAGTCCTCGATCAATTGAACCGTTACCACAGCGGTTACTTGATGTTTGACCGAACCGAACTGGCCAAGATCAAGGTCACGGCGGTACTGCCCGCCGATGACAGCGCACGCGCTTTGCGTCTGCTGGCTCGCAGCCTGCCGATCCAGATTGCAACGTTTACCCCGTGGATGACCCGCGTCTCACTGGATTCAAACCCACCCAAATAA
- a CDS encoding sigma-70 family RNA polymerase sigma factor yields the protein MKPSTPSDTDSLDALYKGYHGWLLVWLRRRLGCPHNAADMAQETFIRLLTTGAYVTPREPRAFLATVARRLMVDRGRRQRLEQAYREELARHVEHLEQAPSPEQILAAVQALEHIARALDSMLPRARQAFVLRHLEGLSHAQIAERLNVSTKTVQNYLVQALLHCHAATEEPL from the coding sequence ATGAAACCTTCCACCCCCAGCGACACTGACAGTCTCGACGCGCTGTACAAGGGCTATCACGGGTGGTTACTGGTGTGGCTGCGTCGGCGTTTGGGCTGCCCGCACAACGCGGCCGACATGGCGCAAGAAACCTTTATCCGTTTGCTGACAACAGGGGCGTATGTCACCCCGCGCGAGCCGCGTGCGTTTTTGGCCACCGTGGCACGTCGATTGATGGTCGATCGCGGACGTCGGCAAAGGCTTGAGCAGGCCTATCGCGAAGAGCTGGCCCGGCATGTCGAGCACCTTGAACAGGCGCCCTCCCCCGAGCAAATACTCGCGGCGGTGCAAGCGCTGGAACATATCGCCCGCGCACTGGACAGCATGCTGCCGCGCGCGCGCCAGGCGTTTGTGCTGCGCCACCTCGAAGGCCTGAGCCACGCTCAGATCGCCGAGCGCCTGAACGTGTCGACCAAAACCGTGCAGAACTATCTGGTGCAAGCCCTGCTGCACTGCCATGCCGCAACCGAAGAGCCGCTGTGA
- a CDS encoding MFS transporter: MSESTVATKPLSTALILLMAIATGLAVASNYYAQPLLHTIAKELGLTMESAGTVVITAQLSYGAGLLLLVPLGDLFEQRRLIVTMTVLSALGLLLSAFAPSLTWLLIGTAVTGMFSVSAQVLVPMAASLTDPQSRGRVVGTLMSGLLLGILLARTVAGALSSAGDWRAIYLLAAALMLISAISLFCALPNHHHSAGLSYPKLLGSVFKLFVEEPVLRLRSLLGLLTFSLFALFWTPLAFLLAVPPYNYSDGVIGLFGLAGAVGAVAANWAGRMADRGRGQMATTVGLLVLLACWLPMAFAGHSLIALIIGVLALDFAVQLVHVSNQNAVFQVRPAARNRLNAGYITCYFIGGALGSLIGAQTYPAYGWSGIVIVGAVIATLALAIWGYVLQRESTLQTVG; the protein is encoded by the coding sequence ATGTCCGAGTCCACTGTTGCTACAAAACCCTTGAGCACTGCCCTGATACTGCTGATGGCGATTGCCACCGGCCTTGCTGTCGCCAGTAATTACTACGCACAACCTTTGCTGCACACCATCGCCAAAGAGCTGGGCTTGACTATGGAAAGTGCCGGCACGGTGGTGATCACCGCTCAACTGAGCTACGGCGCCGGGCTGTTATTGCTAGTGCCGCTGGGCGACCTGTTTGAACAACGCCGCCTGATCGTCACCATGACCGTGCTCAGTGCCTTGGGCCTGTTGTTGAGCGCTTTCGCCCCGTCACTGACCTGGCTGTTGATCGGTACCGCAGTCACCGGGATGTTTTCGGTGTCGGCCCAGGTACTGGTGCCAATGGCCGCCAGCCTGACCGACCCGCAAAGCCGCGGTCGCGTGGTCGGCACGCTGATGAGTGGCCTGCTGCTGGGTATTTTGCTGGCCCGTACCGTGGCCGGAGCGCTGTCATCGGCCGGTGACTGGCGGGCCATTTACCTGCTGGCAGCGGCCCTGATGCTGATCAGCGCCATTTCCCTGTTCTGCGCCCTGCCCAACCATCACCACAGCGCTGGCCTGAGCTACCCCAAGCTGCTGGGCTCGGTGTTCAAGCTGTTTGTCGAAGAACCGGTGCTGCGCCTGCGCTCATTGCTGGGCCTGCTGACCTTCTCGCTGTTTGCCCTGTTCTGGACGCCGCTGGCGTTTTTGCTGGCCGTACCGCCTTACAACTATTCCGACGGCGTGATTGGCCTGTTTGGCCTCGCAGGTGCGGTGGGTGCAGTGGCCGCCAACTGGGCCGGGCGCATGGCCGACCGCGGCCGTGGACAAATGGCGACGACCGTCGGTCTGCTGGTTCTGCTGGCCTGCTGGCTGCCCATGGCGTTTGCTGGCCATTCATTGATCGCGCTGATTATCGGCGTGCTGGCCCTCGATTTTGCCGTGCAACTGGTGCACGTGAGCAATCAGAACGCCGTGTTCCAGGTCCGCCCTGCGGCGCGCAACCGCTTGAATGCTGGCTATATCACCTGCTATTTCATTGGCGGGGCGCTGGGTTCCTTGATCGGTGCACAGACCTATCCGGCTTATGGCTGGAGCGGCATCGTAATCGTCGGCGCCGTGATCGCAACCCTGGCGCTGGCCATCTGGGGCTATGTGCTGCAACGCGAAAGCACGCTGCAAACCGTCGGTTAA
- a CDS encoding DUF4142 domain-containing protein, which translates to MKNLMGPKRFVAGCALACALAVAGNAVAANPAHFVDEASAAAIAQIETSRMAISQTSSTGINSFAVEIIKDYTDANRDLKEIVKKHDLPMSSDDQIASKAKTLMLQVPEGDDFDAAYIASQVSAQEVAIALYKQEADNSDSPELKAFVEKYLPKLENNLTVAKSLERTYSES; encoded by the coding sequence ATGAAAAACCTGATGGGCCCCAAACGCTTCGTCGCAGGCTGTGCTTTGGCCTGCGCCTTGGCTGTGGCGGGCAATGCTGTCGCTGCCAATCCGGCTCATTTTGTTGACGAGGCATCCGCCGCTGCGATTGCTCAGATTGAAACCAGCCGAATGGCGATCAGCCAAACCTCGTCGACGGGCATCAACAGTTTTGCGGTGGAGATCATCAAGGACTATACGGACGCGAATCGGGACCTTAAGGAGATCGTGAAAAAGCATGACCTGCCGATGTCGAGCGATGACCAAATAGCCAGCAAGGCGAAGACGTTAATGCTTCAAGTGCCAGAAGGCGATGATTTTGATGCTGCTTATATCGCCAGCCAAGTGAGCGCTCAGGAGGTTGCCATCGCGCTTTATAAGCAGGAGGCCGACAACAGTGATTCGCCTGAGCTGAAGGCTTTTGTAGAGAAGTACTTGCCGAAATTGGAAAACAATCTGACGGTGGCAAAGTCGCTGGAACGCACCTATAGCGAGTCTTGA